The following nucleotide sequence is from Bacteroidota bacterium.
TCCTTACGAGTTTTCGGTTCTCTCGGTCGAAATTCTTGGAAGTGCATACGAGCAATTTCTTGGCAAACAGATTAAAATTGACACGGGACACCGTGCCAAAATAGAGGAAAAACCTGAAGTCCGTAAGGCAGGTGGTGTTTATTACACTCCTCAATATGTGGTTGATTACATTGTCGAAAACACTGTTGGTAAACTCATAGAAGGCAAAACCCCGAAACAAATAGGAAAAATTAAAATAGCTGACCCTGCTTGTGGTAGTGGCAGTTTTTTAATAGGGGCATATCAATATTTGCTGGATTTTCATAAAAACTATTACACCGATAAAGGAACTAAAATAGGTAAAAAAGATAGCCCAACAACCCCCGAAGGTAATCTTACCTCTGCTGAAAAAAAGCGAATCTTGCTAAATAATATTTACGGTGTCGATATTGATGTAAATGCCGTAGAAGTTACCAAACTAAGTCTTTTGCTTAAATGTATGGAGGGTGAAACAGAAAATTCACTTGCACAGCAATATAAACTTTGGCATGAACGCATTTTACCAACCCTCGATAATAATATTAAAAGTGGCAATAGTATAGTAGATATTGATTATTACGATTCTGTTATCGACTTTGGTGAAGAAAAGAAGATTAAACCATTCAATTGGCAAAAAGCATTTCCCGATATTTTCAGTCAGGGCGGTTTTGATTTTATTATTGGAAATCCGCCCTATTTAGGAGGGCGAGAGTGGAAAGAAGAAAATGGAAATGTTTATGACTATTTCATTAATAGATATAAAGTAGCCGAATATCAATTTGATATTTATGCCTTATTTTGGGAGCTTGGAATTAGGATTCTAAAACCAAATGGTTTAATTGGATTTATTACGCCAAATACTTGGTTAAATAATCAAAGCAACACAAAGCTTAGAACCTATATTTTAGATAATACAAGCATTCGCAATATTGTAGATTATTCAAAAATAAAAGTTTTTGACCAAGCCACCGTTTTACCAATAATTGCAGTCCTCGAAAAAGCTATTATAAAGAATCAATTAACAGAAATACTCGAACCTTTTGAGAATGAATTAATAGTCAAAAATTGTGTAAATCAAAATATCTGGAATGACGGAAATCTTAATATTATAAATATTGATTTAAATGAAATTGATTTAAAATTAAGAGAGAAAATAGAGATACAGTCTGAAACCTTAGATAAACTGGCCAATATTAAATTTGGGATAAAAGTTTATCAAACAGGAAAAGGAAAACCAAAACAAACTGCTGATATGGCAGTAAATAAAATATTTGAATCAAAAGAAAAGGTTGACGATAATTATCTCCCGTATTTAAAAGGTAAGGACATTAATAAATATTCATATACTTGGAATGGCGATTGGTTAAATTATGGAGTTCATTTAGCTGAGCCAAGAACAATTGATTTATTTACTGGTGAAAGATTATTGGTTAGAAGAATTGTAGGAGAGACTCTTATTTCTACATTTATAGATAAAGATTTGGTAACAGGTCAGCTTCTTCAAATAGTTAAACCTTTTACTCCTTCAAATTCGAAATATTTATTAGGTATTATTAACTCAAAACTTATAGCCTTTTATTTCAGGAAAAAATATAACAGGCAAGATAAAACATTTCCAGAGATTCGAATTTATGAATTGGCGTCATTACCTATTAAACAAATAAGTAATAAGTTAGAAATTAAACTTCGTGATGATATTATTTCTTCTGTTGATTTAATGCTAAAACTTAATGAAGAACTTCAAACTTCAAAACTCCCTGATAAAATTGAACAGTTAAAATCACGAATTGAACATTCAGATAATAAAATAAATCAATTAGTTTACCAACTTTATGGTTTAACAGATGTTGAAACAAAAATTATTGAAAGCAATTAATTGAGTTAAATTTGCAGTATGTATTATCGTCGTAAAATATTGCTCGCATTGTTGGAGGCATTCGAAAACAGGCTCGATAAAATAAGCCTTCAAAAACTTTTGATGTTATTAACCAAACAACAACAAAAACCCGATTTTCATTTTGTACCATACAAATACGGTTGTTATTCATT
It contains:
- a CDS encoding N-6 DNA methylase; the protein is MISKDEAYKIIQQLVERFAEQLDSYKSGEYNETLTRRDFIDPFFKALGWDIDNSQGYAEAYREVIHEDKVKIGKATKAPDYSFRLPGGKRLFFVEAKKPSVLVREDISVSYQVRRYGWSAKLPVSIVTDFEEFAVYDCTKKPNPTDKSSIARIKYLTYDKYLDEFEYLWDIFSKERVLKGSFDRYVQSDTVRKGTATVDKEFLTSLDSWRTYLATSISIKNKQLDEDEINFAVQQTIDRLIFLRIAEDRGVEPYGQLKLSVNAKGDSYQNLFQNFKKADEKYNSGLFDFKKDVISESLTIDNKVVKTIISEMYYPESPYEFSVLSVEILGSAYEQFLGKQIKIDTGHRAKIEEKPEVRKAGGVYYTPQYVVDYIVENTVGKLIEGKTPKQIGKIKIADPACGSGSFLIGAYQYLLDFHKNYYTDKGTKIGKKDSPTTPEGNLTSAEKKRILLNNIYGVDIDVNAVEVTKLSLLLKCMEGETENSLAQQYKLWHERILPTLDNNIKSGNSIVDIDYYDSVIDFGEEKKIKPFNWQKAFPDIFSQGGFDFIIGNPPYLGGREWKEENGNVYDYFINRYKVAEYQFDIYALFWELGIRILKPNGLIGFITPNTWLNNQSNTKLRTYILDNTSIRNIVDYSKIKVFDQATVLPIIAVLEKAIIKNQLTEILEPFENELIVKNCVNQNIWNDGNLNIINIDLNEIDLKLREKIEIQSETLDKLANIKFGIKVYQTGKGKPKQTADMAVNKIFESKEKVDDNYLPYLKGKDINKYSYTWNGDWLNYGVHLAEPRTIDLFTGERLLVRRIVGETLISTFIDKDLVTGQLLQIVKPFTPSNSKYLLGIINSKLIAFYFRKKYNRQDKTFPEIRIYELASLPIKQISNKLEIKLRDDIISSVDLMLKLNEELQTSKLPDKIEQLKSRIEHSDNKINQLVYQLYGLTDVETKIIESN